In Zingiber officinale cultivar Zhangliang chromosome 6A, Zo_v1.1, whole genome shotgun sequence, a single genomic region encodes these proteins:
- the LOC121997421 gene encoding uncharacterized protein LOC121997421 isoform X1 codes for MEEFDGSAAAGRDDVHLLHRDALDSFDEVKQRAYSFDGRGQCSIRGWDLSAATSTAGDGFYWFHVELPRGNGASHYHRLALSAQSLIHALCPPLKLQDILALSSNGPFCGHVDGALVFRVNSPGPASSAFTLRLAARVTESSLITVALGRVPRLGFSPASARSLLSEIPKVGDPGGNEDSGGGVTIPAHVLEFLLTMNHSEEGDNPVPLSMSNLLVHVVDTHVDHLQDIVAGLEKELDAVELELDSGGSLLKKQMLDDRRFPKVHLDLQRLLQAVSHGEQVFPRVKEKCATKPWFSSEDVIALEELIGRLRRLKENLGFIVNRVTAVQAGLDSWQAEQINKRLYYLSFLSIIFLPLSVLTGIFGMNVGGVPWTAQKDPQIDDGFLNVMILCIALLVCLLLCFMFPTLYARMLIWRKKHSLKRKWSFKGKSYLQGHSSTGYSKISTNGVGKSNSLPV; via the exons ATGGAGGAGTTCGACGGCAGTGCCGCCGCAGGAAGAGATGACGTTCACCTCCTCCACCGAGATGCCCTCGACTCCTTCGACGAGGTCAAGCAACGCGCCTACAGTTTCGACGGCCGCGGCCAATGCTCCATCCGGGGTTGGGACCTCTCCGCCGCGACCTCCACCGCAGGCGACGGCTTCTATTGGTTCCACGTCGAGCTTCCTCGAGGCAACGGAGCTTCCCACTACCACCGCCTCGCGCTGTCGGCGCAATCGTTAATCCACGCGCTCTGCCCGCCGCTCAAGCTCCAGGACATCCTTGCGCTCTCCAGCAACGGGCCTTTCTGCGGCCACGTCGACGGCGCGCTAGTTTTCCGAGTCAACTCCCCCGGCCCCGCTTCCTCCGCCTTCACCCTCCGCCTCGCGGCGCGCGTCACCGAGTCATCCCTCATCACCGTCGCCCTCGGCCGCGTGCCGCGCCTAGGGTTTTCCCCCGCCTCCGCCCGGTCCCTCCTTTCGGAGATCCCAAAGGTGGGGGATCCGGGCGGCAACGAAGATAGCGGGGGCGGCGTGACGATTCCGGCCCACGTCCTTGAGTTCTTGTTGACGATGAACCACTCGGAGGAGGGCGACAACCCGGTGCCCCTGAGCATGTCCAATCTGCTGGTGCACGTCGTTGACACGCATGTGGATCATCTGCAGGACATCGTAGCAGGGCTCGAGAAGGAATTGGACGCCGTCGAGCTGGAATTGGATTCAG GTGGCTCCTTGTTGAAGAAACAAATGTTGGACGACCGGAGATTCCCCAAAGTGCATCTCGACTTGCAACGTCTTCTACAG GCAGTTTCTCACGGTGAGCAAGTTTTCCCTCGCGTAAAAGAGAAATGTGCCACTAAACCTTGGTTCTCTAGTGAAGATGTCATTGCTCTTGAAGAGCTGATCGGTCGCCTTCGCAGGCTAAAGGAGAACTTGGGGTTCATTGTGAATCGTGTTACCGCTGTCCAAGCAGGTCTTGATAGTTGGCAGGCTGAGCAAATAAACAAAAGACTATACTACCTTTCGTTCCTCTCGATAATCTTTCTTCCATTGTCTGTATTAACCGGAA TATTCGGGATGAATGTAGGAGGTGTTCCATGGACTGCACAAAAGGACCCTCAAATTGATGATGGCTTTCTGAATGTTATGATCCTTTGCATTGCGCTACTAGTTTGTCTACTACTGTGCTTCATGTTTCCAACTCTTTATGCAAGAATGTTAATTTGGAGAAAGAAGCATTCGTTGAAACGGAAATGGTCTTTCAAAGGGAAGTCATATTTACAAGGACATTCTTCAACTGGATACAGTAAAATTTCGACAAACGGAGTGGGGAAGAGCAATTCCTTGCCAGTTTAA
- the LOC121997421 gene encoding uncharacterized protein LOC121997421 isoform X2 — protein MEEFDGSAAAGRDDVHLLHRDALDSFDEVKQRAYSFDGRGQCSIRGWDLSAATSTAGDGFYWFHVELPRGNGASHYHRLALSAQSLIHALCPPLKLQDILALSSNGPFCGHVDGALVFRVNSPGPASSAFTLRLAARVTESSLITVALGRVPRLGFSPASARSLLSEIPKVGDPGGNEDSGGGVTIPAHVLEFLLTMNHSEEGDNPVPLSMSNLLVHVVDTHVDHLQDIVAGLEKELDAVELELDSGGSLLKKQMLDDRRFPKVHLDLQRLLQAVSHGEQVFPRVKEKCATKPWFSSEDVIALEELIGRLRRLKENLGFIVNRVTAVQAGLDSWQAEQINKRLYYLSFLSIIFLPLSVLTGRGVPWTAQKDPQIDDGFLNVMILCIALLVCLLLCFMFPTLYARMLIWRKKHSLKRKWSFKGKSYLQGHSSTGYSKISTNGVGKSNSLPV, from the exons ATGGAGGAGTTCGACGGCAGTGCCGCCGCAGGAAGAGATGACGTTCACCTCCTCCACCGAGATGCCCTCGACTCCTTCGACGAGGTCAAGCAACGCGCCTACAGTTTCGACGGCCGCGGCCAATGCTCCATCCGGGGTTGGGACCTCTCCGCCGCGACCTCCACCGCAGGCGACGGCTTCTATTGGTTCCACGTCGAGCTTCCTCGAGGCAACGGAGCTTCCCACTACCACCGCCTCGCGCTGTCGGCGCAATCGTTAATCCACGCGCTCTGCCCGCCGCTCAAGCTCCAGGACATCCTTGCGCTCTCCAGCAACGGGCCTTTCTGCGGCCACGTCGACGGCGCGCTAGTTTTCCGAGTCAACTCCCCCGGCCCCGCTTCCTCCGCCTTCACCCTCCGCCTCGCGGCGCGCGTCACCGAGTCATCCCTCATCACCGTCGCCCTCGGCCGCGTGCCGCGCCTAGGGTTTTCCCCCGCCTCCGCCCGGTCCCTCCTTTCGGAGATCCCAAAGGTGGGGGATCCGGGCGGCAACGAAGATAGCGGGGGCGGCGTGACGATTCCGGCCCACGTCCTTGAGTTCTTGTTGACGATGAACCACTCGGAGGAGGGCGACAACCCGGTGCCCCTGAGCATGTCCAATCTGCTGGTGCACGTCGTTGACACGCATGTGGATCATCTGCAGGACATCGTAGCAGGGCTCGAGAAGGAATTGGACGCCGTCGAGCTGGAATTGGATTCAG GTGGCTCCTTGTTGAAGAAACAAATGTTGGACGACCGGAGATTCCCCAAAGTGCATCTCGACTTGCAACGTCTTCTACAG GCAGTTTCTCACGGTGAGCAAGTTTTCCCTCGCGTAAAAGAGAAATGTGCCACTAAACCTTGGTTCTCTAGTGAAGATGTCATTGCTCTTGAAGAGCTGATCGGTCGCCTTCGCAGGCTAAAGGAGAACTTGGGGTTCATTGTGAATCGTGTTACCGCTGTCCAAGCAGGTCTTGATAGTTGGCAGGCTGAGCAAATAAACAAAAGACTATACTACCTTTCGTTCCTCTCGATAATCTTTCTTCCATTGTCTGTATTAACCGGAA GAGGTGTTCCATGGACTGCACAAAAGGACCCTCAAATTGATGATGGCTTTCTGAATGTTATGATCCTTTGCATTGCGCTACTAGTTTGTCTACTACTGTGCTTCATGTTTCCAACTCTTTATGCAAGAATGTTAATTTGGAGAAAGAAGCATTCGTTGAAACGGAAATGGTCTTTCAAAGGGAAGTCATATTTACAAGGACATTCTTCAACTGGATACAGTAAAATTTCGACAAACGGAGTGGGGAAGAGCAATTCCTTGCCAGTTTAA